A genomic window from Solanum dulcamara chromosome 11, daSolDulc1.2, whole genome shotgun sequence includes:
- the LOC129875271 gene encoding abscisic acid and environmental stress-inducible protein TAS14-like encodes MAQYGSQDRMRKTDEYGNPVQESGAHGTHQGAGIGGMQQGTGGMGGMQAGTGGMGGEYGTQGTGTGMGTGGTHGTQGRGAGMGIGTGTHHQEGQTGMGMGTGGTHGTQGIGARTGMGTGTHHQEGQQQLRRSDSSSSSEDDGQGGRRKKGMKEKIMKKMPGGHGQQEGEYGGQHGQTAGYGTTEGTGEKKGMMGKIKDKIPGMH; translated from the exons atggCACAATACGGTAGCCAAGACAGAATGCGCAAGACTGATGAATATGGAAATCCTGTCCAAGAAAGTGGAGCCCATGGAACACACCAAGGTGCCGGTATTGGAGGCATGCAGCAGGGTACTGGTGGTATGGGGGGCATGCAGGCCGGTACTGGTGGTATGGGTGGAGAATATGGAACTCAAGGCACCGGTACCGGTATGGGTACTGGTGGAACCCATGGAACTCAAGGAAGAGGTGCGGGTATGGGTATAGGTACTGGTACCCATCACCAGGAGGGACAAACCGGTATGGGTATGGGTACTGGTGGAACCCATGGAACTCAAGGAATAGGTGCGCGTACCGGTATGGGTACTGGTACCCATCACCAGGAGGGACAACAGCAGCTTCGTCGATCCGACAGCTCTAGCTCT TCGGAGGATGATGGGCAAGGTGGGAGGAGAAAGAAGGGTATGAAGGAGAAGATAATGAAGAAGATGCCAGGAGGACATGGCCAGCAGGAAGGTGAATATGGCGGTCAACATGGACAAACAGCAGGTTATGGTACTACTGAAGGAACTGGAGAGAAGAAGGGAATGATGGGCAAAATCAAGGACAAGATCCCTGGGATGCATTGA